One region of Xylanimonas ulmi genomic DNA includes:
- the hflX gene encoding GTPase HflX has product MTHTPQDPTVPAAEHDHDASAAPRDAQAIANDVVARVLARAGTARAEGGTVHVAHDGEQIDLEERTALRRVAGLSTELEDVTEVEYRQLRLEKVVLIGMYSGGEAAAAEAEVSLRELAALAETAGSQVLDGLLQRRQKPDPGTYLGSGKAAELAALVRDVGADTVVADTELAPSQRRALEDIVKVKVVDRTALILDIFAQHAKSREGKAQVELAQLEYLLPRLRGWGDSMSRQAGGQVGSGGAGMGSRGPGETKIELDRRRIRNRMAKLRREIKDMAPSRATKRLERKRHAIPNVAIAGYTNAGKSSLLNALTDAGVLVENALFATLDPTVRRARTDDGRVYTLADTVGFVRQLPHQLVEAFRSTLEEVGDAALLLHVVDASHPDPEGQIAAVREVLAEIPGIDEVPEVVVLNKADVADPAVVGRVQRRERRTVVVSAHTGEGVAELRALIAAELPRPDVAIDVVVPYSRGDLVNRVHQSGEIDHEEHLATGTLLRGRVDEALAAELERARVAATTG; this is encoded by the coding sequence TTGACCCACACCCCGCAGGACCCGACGGTCCCCGCCGCGGAGCACGATCACGACGCGAGCGCGGCCCCGCGCGACGCGCAGGCCATCGCGAACGACGTCGTGGCCCGGGTCCTGGCCAGGGCGGGCACGGCCCGCGCCGAGGGCGGCACGGTGCACGTGGCGCACGACGGCGAGCAGATCGACCTGGAGGAGCGCACCGCGCTGCGGCGGGTCGCCGGACTGTCGACCGAGCTTGAGGACGTCACCGAGGTCGAGTACCGCCAGCTGCGCCTGGAGAAGGTCGTGCTGATCGGCATGTACTCGGGTGGCGAGGCCGCCGCGGCCGAGGCCGAGGTCTCACTGCGCGAGCTCGCCGCGCTCGCCGAGACCGCGGGCTCGCAGGTGCTCGACGGCCTGCTGCAGCGGCGTCAGAAGCCCGACCCCGGCACCTACCTCGGCTCGGGCAAGGCGGCCGAGCTCGCCGCGCTCGTGCGCGACGTCGGGGCCGACACCGTCGTCGCCGACACCGAGCTCGCGCCCTCGCAGCGTCGCGCGCTCGAGGACATCGTCAAGGTCAAGGTCGTCGACCGCACCGCGTTGATCCTCGACATCTTCGCCCAGCACGCCAAGTCACGGGAGGGCAAGGCCCAGGTTGAGCTCGCCCAGCTCGAGTACCTGCTGCCGCGCCTGCGCGGCTGGGGCGACTCGATGTCCCGCCAGGCGGGCGGCCAGGTGGGCTCTGGGGGCGCCGGCATGGGCTCGCGCGGCCCCGGTGAGACCAAGATCGAGCTCGACCGCCGCCGCATCCGCAACCGCATGGCCAAGCTGCGCCGCGAGATCAAGGACATGGCGCCGTCGCGCGCGACCAAGCGGCTTGAGCGCAAGCGGCACGCGATCCCGAACGTCGCCATCGCGGGCTACACCAACGCGGGCAAGTCTTCGCTGCTCAACGCGCTGACCGACGCCGGCGTGCTCGTCGAGAACGCGCTGTTCGCCACCCTCGACCCCACCGTGCGCCGCGCCCGCACCGACGACGGGCGCGTGTACACGCTCGCCGACACCGTCGGATTCGTACGGCAGCTGCCCCACCAGCTCGTCGAGGCGTTCCGCTCGACGCTGGAGGAGGTGGGCGACGCCGCGCTCCTGCTGCACGTGGTCGACGCCTCGCACCCTGATCCCGAGGGCCAGATCGCCGCGGTGCGTGAGGTGCTCGCGGAGATCCCCGGCATCGACGAGGTGCCTGAGGTCGTGGTGCTCAACAAGGCGGACGTGGCGGACCCGGCCGTCGTCGGGCGTGTCCAGCGGCGCGAGCGGCGCACCGTCGTCGTCTCCGCGCACACGGGCGAGGGCGTCGCCGAACTGCGCGCGCTCATCGCCGCCGAGTTGCCGCGGCCCGACGTCGCCATCGACGTCGTCGTGCCGTACTCGCGCGGCGACCTGGTCAACCGCGTGCACCAGTCGGGCGAGATCGACCACGAGGAGCACCTGGCGACGGGCACGCTGCTGCGCGGACGCGTCGACGAGGCGCTCGCGGCCGAGCTG
- a CDS encoding class I SAM-dependent methyltransferase: MTDAELPDVPEHYFTGGPATAAERRTVTVRLAGRDVEVEVASGVFSPGRVDLGTQVLLRAAPTPPSTGRLLDLGCGWGPLALTLATESPEATVWAVDVSERALDLTRRNAQRLGLANLRTARPGPGGVPDDVTFTAIWSNPPIRVGKDVLHDMLRTWLARLAPSSGDADGAWLVVQRNLGADSLARWIEAELGESLGVRVERAASAKGYRVLRVTR, from the coding sequence GTGACCGACGCCGAGCTGCCCGACGTTCCCGAGCACTACTTCACGGGTGGGCCCGCCACGGCCGCCGAGCGGCGCACCGTGACCGTGCGCCTCGCGGGGCGCGACGTCGAGGTCGAGGTGGCCTCGGGCGTCTTCTCCCCCGGCCGCGTCGACCTGGGCACGCAGGTGCTGCTGCGCGCGGCGCCCACTCCCCCCTCGACCGGGCGCCTGCTCGACCTCGGCTGCGGGTGGGGCCCGCTCGCGCTCACCCTCGCGACCGAGTCCCCGGAGGCGACCGTGTGGGCCGTCGACGTGAGCGAGCGCGCCCTGGACCTCACGCGACGCAACGCGCAGCGCCTCGGGCTCGCGAACCTACGCACCGCGCGGCCTGGGCCGGGCGGGGTGCCCGACGACGTCACGTTCACCGCCATCTGGTCCAACCCGCCGATCCGCGTCGGCAAGGACGTGCTGCACGACATGCTGCGCACGTGGCTCGCACGGCTCGCGCCGTCGTCGGGCGACGCCGACGGGGCGTGGCTTGTGGTGCAGCGCAACCTCGGCGCGGACTCGCTCGCGCGGTGGATCGAGGCCGAGCTCGGCGAGAGCCTCGGCGTGCGCGTCGAGCGCGCCGCGAGCGCCAAGGGCTACCGCGTGCTGCGCGTGACGCGCTGA
- the dapF gene encoding diaminopimelate epimerase has product MTTQADAEPTTPPAQPRTLRFTKGHGTHNDFVLVADTRGDLDLTPEQVRRLTDRRGGVGGDGVIRLAPTAAIARAGESIADEVLAQEPGAIWFMDYRNADGSVAEMCGNGVRVFTAFAESLGLARLDDGGELALGTRAGVRRVRKEQGPDGTPWYAVDMGAWLLPGGPEAEAAGADSAVAVRGWSAPRPALSVDLGNPHTVVALASVDELAGLDLTVAPQVAPAPPHGTNVELVVPLGESAAEDGAVVGRVRMRVHERGVGETQSCGTGAVAAALAVRTWAAAGGREPVDTWFVEVPGGLLRVRALPGGRAELAGPAQLVFTGETRP; this is encoded by the coding sequence ATGACGACCCAGGCCGACGCCGAGCCGACGACGCCGCCCGCGCAGCCCCGCACGCTGAGGTTCACCAAGGGCCACGGCACCCACAACGACTTCGTCCTGGTCGCCGACACGCGCGGCGACCTCGATCTGACCCCCGAGCAGGTGCGGCGGTTGACCGACCGCCGCGGCGGTGTCGGCGGGGACGGCGTGATCCGTTTGGCGCCCACGGCCGCCATCGCGCGGGCCGGCGAGTCCATCGCTGACGAGGTCCTCGCCCAGGAGCCGGGAGCGATCTGGTTCATGGACTACCGCAACGCCGACGGGTCCGTCGCGGAGATGTGCGGCAACGGCGTGCGCGTGTTCACGGCGTTCGCCGAGTCGCTCGGCCTGGCCCGCCTGGACGACGGCGGTGAGCTCGCGCTCGGCACCCGGGCCGGGGTCCGGCGTGTGCGCAAGGAGCAGGGGCCCGACGGCACGCCGTGGTACGCGGTCGACATGGGCGCGTGGCTGCTGCCGGGCGGCCCGGAGGCCGAGGCCGCCGGCGCCGACTCCGCGGTCGCCGTGCGCGGCTGGAGCGCGCCGCGCCCCGCGCTGTCGGTCGACCTCGGCAACCCGCACACCGTGGTGGCCCTGGCGTCTGTCGACGAGCTCGCGGGGCTCGACCTGACCGTCGCCCCGCAGGTCGCGCCGGCGCCGCCGCACGGCACCAACGTCGAACTGGTGGTGCCGCTCGGCGAGAGCGCCGCCGAGGATGGCGCGGTGGTCGGGCGCGTGCGCATGCGTGTGCACGAGCGCGGCGTCGGCGAGACACAGTCGTGCGGGACGGGAGCGGTCGCGGCCGCTCTCGCGGTGCGCACCTGGGCCGCCGCGGGTGGGCGCGAGCCGGTCGACACCTGGTTCGTCGAGGTGCCCGGCGGGCTGCTGCGCGTGCGCGCCCTGCCGGGCGGCCGCGCCGAGCTCGCGGGGCCCGCGCAGCTGGTCTTCACGGGCGAGACGCGCCCGTAG
- the miaA gene encoding tRNA (adenosine(37)-N6)-dimethylallyltransferase MiaA — MIVAVVGPTATGKSDLALDLAQALSLPGAPAEIVNADAYQLYRGMDVGTAKVPPAQRRGVVHHQLDVLDPLEDASVARYQAEARADLAAIAARGARAVVVGGSGLYVRALLDHMDFPGTDPRVRAELEQRAESEGRLALHAELARHDPDAAASIGPHNTRRIVRALEVIAITGQPYTANLPRQEYVRPAVQIGLDCDRVTLDARVASRVERMWDLGLVEEVRGLASPAQGGCGHGLGTTAARAVGYAEVLEALAGRTSRDEARAAVTANTRRLARKQMGWFGRDPRVRWLDAADPDLLARALDVVTAADAGTLPEPGAAPVRRSLGS, encoded by the coding sequence GTGATCGTCGCCGTCGTCGGCCCCACCGCCACCGGGAAGTCAGACCTCGCGCTCGACCTCGCGCAGGCCTTGAGCCTGCCGGGGGCGCCCGCCGAGATCGTCAACGCGGACGCCTACCAGCTGTACCGGGGCATGGACGTCGGCACCGCCAAGGTGCCGCCCGCGCAGCGGCGCGGCGTCGTCCACCACCAGCTCGACGTGCTCGACCCGCTTGAGGACGCCTCGGTCGCGCGGTACCAGGCCGAGGCCCGTGCCGACCTCGCCGCCATCGCCGCGCGCGGCGCTCGCGCCGTCGTCGTCGGCGGGTCCGGGCTGTACGTGCGCGCGCTGCTGGACCACATGGACTTCCCGGGCACCGACCCACGCGTGCGCGCCGAGCTCGAACAGCGCGCCGAGAGCGAGGGGCGCCTCGCCCTGCACGCCGAGCTCGCCCGCCACGACCCCGACGCCGCCGCGAGCATCGGGCCGCACAACACGCGGCGCATCGTGCGCGCGCTCGAGGTCATCGCGATCACCGGTCAGCCCTACACCGCCAACCTGCCGCGGCAGGAGTACGTGCGCCCCGCCGTGCAGATCGGCCTCGACTGTGACCGCGTCACGCTCGACGCGCGCGTCGCCTCGCGCGTCGAGCGCATGTGGGACCTCGGCCTGGTCGAGGAGGTGCGCGGCCTGGCGAGCCCCGCGCAGGGCGGGTGCGGGCACGGGCTGGGGACGACGGCGGCGCGCGCCGTCGGGTACGCCGAGGTGCTTGAGGCGCTCGCGGGCCGCACGAGCCGGGACGAGGCGCGCGCCGCGGTCACGGCGAACACGCGGCGCCTGGCCCGAAAACAGATGGGCTGGTTCGGCCGCGATCCGCGGGTGCGCTGGCTCGACGCGGCCGACCCCGACCTGCTCGCCCGGGCGCTCGACGTCGTCACGGCCGCTGACGCCGGCACGCTGCCCGAGCCGGGCGCGGCGCCCGTCCGCCGTAGTCTGGGGTCATGA
- a CDS encoding YbjN domain-containing protein — protein sequence MRFFGSRRDGGSADRPTGRDEGRTPVRRHDDADEASDLDEQELRERVESVLLRVAAGARGTSGPARGDRGPVPTALSHDRVVAWLERSGFSYFADSDGDLGGLWHGRLFYFLVLGERDEVLQVRGQWHRQATIERLEELLEVCNAWNADHICPKTYTRVRDDGGVVVCAETTVDVEHGVTDDQLEQLLQCGLMTGSMFFDSLDAEYPDPLQEAP from the coding sequence GTGAGGTTCTTCGGGTCACGCCGGGACGGCGGCTCCGCCGACCGTCCGACAGGAAGGGACGAGGGCAGGACGCCAGTCCGCCGCCACGACGACGCTGATGAGGCGAGCGACCTCGACGAACAGGAGCTGCGCGAACGCGTCGAGAGCGTGCTGCTTCGCGTCGCGGCCGGCGCCCGCGGCACGTCTGGCCCTGCGCGTGGCGACCGGGGCCCCGTGCCCACGGCGCTGTCGCACGACCGCGTCGTCGCGTGGCTGGAGCGCTCCGGGTTCTCCTACTTCGCCGACTCCGACGGCGACCTCGGCGGGCTGTGGCACGGCCGGCTCTTCTACTTCCTGGTGCTCGGGGAGCGCGACGAGGTGCTTCAGGTGCGCGGTCAGTGGCACCGCCAGGCGACGATCGAGCGCCTGGAGGAGCTGCTGGAGGTGTGCAACGCGTGGAACGCCGACCACATCTGTCCCAAGACGTACACGCGCGTGCGCGACGACGGCGGCGTCGTCGTGTGCGCCGAGACGACGGTGGACGTCGAGCACGGTGTGACTGACGACCAGCTCGAGCAACTGCTGCAGTGCGGGCTGATGACCGGATCGATGTTCTTCGACAGCCTCGACGCCGAGTACCCCGACCCGCTGCAGGAGGCGCCATGA
- a CDS encoding YbjN domain-containing protein yields the protein MSRRSTWLDRVRGLAPRAGRSPGASRPADPVTDQRPEPLTSQRVGDDLTRRGYRFRIDSDGDVTGTWDGNRFWFLLLGDHEEILQIRGRWSGAAPRPTRLAVLQAVNDWNRERIWPKVYAREEGDGLALYAEVSVDFEHGATDDQLAATITCGLATASQFFGSLAALAPPDAA from the coding sequence ATGAGCCGCCGCAGCACCTGGCTCGACCGGGTCCGGGGACTGGCGCCGCGCGCGGGGCGCTCCCCGGGGGCGTCGCGACCCGCCGACCCGGTCACCGACCAACGGCCCGAGCCGCTGACGTCACAGCGGGTGGGCGACGACCTGACCCGGCGCGGCTACCGGTTCCGGATCGACTCCGACGGCGACGTCACGGGCACCTGGGACGGCAACCGGTTCTGGTTCCTGCTGCTGGGCGACCACGAGGAGATCCTGCAGATCCGCGGGCGGTGGTCCGGCGCCGCGCCCCGGCCCACACGGCTCGCTGTGCTCCAGGCGGTCAACGACTGGAACCGCGAGCGCATCTGGCCCAAGGTCTACGCGCGCGAGGAGGGCGACGGCCTCGCGCTGTACGCCGAGGTGTCGGTCGACTTCGAGCACGGTGCGACCGACGACCAGCTCGCCGCGACGATCACGTGCGGGCTGGCGACGGCGTCGCAGTTCTTCGGGTCGCTCGCGGCGCTGGCGCCGCCCGACGCGGCATGA
- the miaB gene encoding tRNA (N6-isopentenyl adenosine(37)-C2)-methylthiotransferase MiaB, giving the protein MSSATLSLSGVPAARTYVVRTLGCQMNVHDSEHMAGMLEQAGYVRASAQDDAANLADVVVINTCAVRENAATRLYGNLGHLAGIKAQRPGMQIAVGGCLAQKDRGEIVAKAPYVDVVFGTHNLDALPVLLERARHNAAAQVEIAESLQVFPSTLPTRRESVYAGWVSISVGCNNTCTFCIVPHLRGKERDRRPGEILAEVQALVDAGAVEVTLLGQNVNSYGVEFGDRGAFAKLLRACGQIEGLERVRFTSPHPAAFTDDVIDAMAQTPNVMPSLHMPLQSGSDRILRAMRRSYRSERFLGILDRVRAVMPDAAITTDLIVGFPGETEEDFAQTLRVVEASRFASAFTFQYSPRPGTPAATMDAQVPKEVVQERFERLLALQERISAQEAAAQVGRTLEVLVVEGSGKKDGATARLSGRAPDNRLVHVALPDGVTAPGAPTSLADPRLAPTADLDPRLPRPGDMVTAAVTHAAPHHLIADSALAGGAYAVRRTRSGDTWAQRERTRLGAPEEGHSHGAPAPSGPVSLGMPTLLSR; this is encoded by the coding sequence ATGTCCTCCGCCACCCTTTCCCTGTCCGGCGTGCCCGCGGCGCGCACCTATGTCGTGCGCACCCTCGGGTGCCAGATGAACGTCCACGACTCCGAGCACATGGCCGGCATGCTCGAGCAGGCCGGCTATGTCCGCGCGTCCGCGCAGGACGACGCGGCGAACCTCGCCGACGTCGTCGTCATCAACACCTGCGCCGTGCGCGAGAACGCCGCGACGCGCCTGTACGGCAACCTCGGGCACCTGGCCGGCATCAAGGCGCAGCGGCCCGGCATGCAGATCGCCGTGGGCGGCTGCCTCGCCCAGAAGGACCGCGGTGAGATCGTCGCCAAGGCGCCGTACGTCGACGTCGTCTTCGGCACGCACAACCTGGACGCCCTGCCCGTGCTGCTCGAGCGTGCGCGGCACAACGCGGCCGCACAGGTGGAGATCGCCGAGTCGCTGCAGGTGTTCCCGTCCACGCTGCCCACGCGCCGTGAGTCGGTCTACGCGGGCTGGGTCTCCATCTCGGTGGGCTGCAACAACACCTGCACCTTCTGCATCGTGCCGCACCTGCGCGGCAAGGAGCGCGACCGGCGCCCCGGCGAGATCCTCGCCGAGGTCCAGGCGCTCGTCGACGCCGGCGCCGTGGAGGTCACGCTGCTGGGCCAGAACGTCAACTCCTACGGCGTCGAGTTCGGCGACCGCGGCGCGTTCGCCAAGCTGCTGCGCGCGTGCGGGCAGATCGAGGGCCTGGAGCGCGTGCGCTTCACCAGCCCGCACCCCGCCGCGTTCACCGACGACGTCATCGACGCGATGGCGCAGACCCCCAACGTCATGCCGTCGCTGCACATGCCGCTCCAATCGGGCTCGGACCGGATCCTGCGGGCCATGCGCCGCTCGTACCGCTCCGAGAGGTTCCTCGGCATCCTCGACCGTGTGCGCGCAGTCATGCCCGACGCGGCCATCACGACCGACCTGATCGTCGGGTTCCCGGGCGAGACCGAGGAGGACTTCGCGCAGACGCTGCGCGTGGTCGAGGCGTCGCGGTTCGCCTCGGCGTTCACCTTCCAGTACTCCCCGCGCCCCGGCACGCCCGCCGCGACCATGGACGCGCAGGTCCCCAAAGAGGTCGTGCAGGAGCGGTTCGAACGGCTGCTCGCGCTGCAGGAGCGCATCAGCGCCCAGGAGGCCGCGGCGCAGGTGGGCCGCACTCTTGAGGTGCTGGTGGTCGAGGGCTCGGGCAAGAAGGACGGCGCGACCGCGCGACTGTCCGGGCGCGCGCCCGACAACCGCCTGGTGCACGTCGCCCTGCCCGACGGCGTCACCGCGCCGGGCGCGCCGACCTCGCTCGCCGACCCGAGGCTGGCGCCCACGGCCGACCTCGACCCGCGCCTGCCGCGCCCGGGGGACATGGTGACCGCGGCGGTCACGCACGCCGCGCCGCACCACCTGATCGCCGACTCGGCGCTGGCGGGCGGCGCGTACGCGGTGCGCCGCACCCGCTCGGGTGACACGTGGGCGCAGCGCGAGCGCACGCGTCTGGGCGCCCCGGAGGAGGGCCACAGCCATGGCGCTCCCGCGCCGTCGGGCCCGGTCTCCCTCGGCATGCCGACGCTCCTGAGCCGCTGA
- a CDS encoding amino acid ABC transporter ATP-binding protein — translation MVELTGVNKHFGDLHVLRDINLTVRKGEVLVVVGPSGSGKSTLCRAINRLETIDEGAIRVDGKPLPAEGRGLARLRADVGMVFQSFNLFAHKTVLDNVTLGPRKVRRSSRKAADDEALALLRRVGVEDQARKMPAQLSGGQQQRVAIARALAMHPKVMLFDEPTSALDPEMVNEVLDAMVALAKEGMTMIVVTHEMGFARKAADRVVFMADGQIVEEADPDTFFTAPTSERAKDFLSKILIH, via the coding sequence CTGGTGGAGCTCACAGGCGTCAACAAGCACTTCGGCGACCTGCACGTACTGCGCGATATCAATCTCACGGTGCGCAAGGGTGAAGTTCTGGTCGTGGTCGGCCCCTCCGGGTCGGGCAAGTCCACACTGTGCCGAGCGATCAACCGCCTGGAGACCATCGACGAGGGCGCGATCCGCGTGGACGGCAAACCGTTGCCGGCCGAGGGCAGGGGGCTGGCCCGGCTGCGCGCCGACGTGGGCATGGTGTTCCAGTCGTTCAACCTGTTCGCACACAAGACGGTGCTCGACAACGTGACCCTCGGTCCGCGGAAGGTGCGCCGTTCCTCGCGCAAGGCCGCCGACGACGAGGCGCTCGCGTTGTTGCGACGCGTCGGCGTCGAGGACCAGGCGCGCAAGATGCCGGCGCAGCTCTCGGGCGGCCAGCAACAACGTGTGGCCATCGCCCGGGCGCTGGCCATGCATCCCAAGGTCATGCTCTTCGACGAGCCCACGAGCGCGCTTGACCCCGAGATGGTCAACGAGGTGCTCGACGCGATGGTCGCGCTCGCCAAAGAGGGCATGACGATGATCGTCGTGACCCATGAGATGGGCTTTGCCCGCAAAGCGGCGGACAGAGTCGTCTTCATGGCCGACGGACAGATCGTCGAAGAGGCAGACCCGGACACGTTCTTCACCGCCCCAACGTCGGAGCGGGCGAAGGACTTCCTCTCGAAGATCCTCATCCACTGA
- a CDS encoding glutamate ABC transporter substrate-binding protein, with protein MRKRTTGLLALAASAALTLAACSSAEPGGEANEPTGDGTGTGTIKIGVKFDQPGLGYQDGADHTGFDVDVATYVAGKLGYSPDQIQWVESPSAQREQMLQTGQVDMIFATYSITEERQKVVDFAGPYFVAGQDLLVGTDNTDITGPDALEGKNLCSVTGSTSAQKIKDSYSAGVNLLERPGYAECVTALVAGQVDAVTTDDIILAGLAATDANKGKVKVVGAPFTTERYGIGLPKGSTDTCEKVNAAVQEMFDDGSWEQFIEKNTEGTGYTPNADENPPTLDACA; from the coding sequence ATGCGCAAGCGCACTACCGGGCTGCTGGCCCTCGCGGCCTCCGCCGCCCTGACCCTGGCCGCGTGTTCGAGCGCCGAGCCCGGCGGAGAGGCCAACGAGCCGACCGGCGACGGCACCGGAACAGGCACGATCAAGATCGGGGTCAAGTTCGACCAGCCGGGCCTCGGCTACCAGGACGGCGCCGACCACACCGGCTTCGACGTCGACGTCGCGACCTACGTCGCCGGCAAGCTCGGCTACTCGCCCGACCAGATCCAGTGGGTCGAGTCCCCGTCGGCGCAGCGTGAGCAGATGCTGCAGACCGGGCAGGTCGACATGATCTTCGCGACGTACTCGATCACCGAGGAGCGCCAGAAGGTCGTCGACTTCGCCGGACCGTACTTCGTCGCCGGCCAGGATCTGCTCGTGGGCACCGACAACACCGACATCACGGGCCCCGACGCGCTCGAGGGCAAGAACCTGTGCTCGGTCACCGGCTCGACGTCGGCGCAGAAGATCAAGGACTCCTACTCGGCCGGGGTCAACCTGCTGGAGCGCCCGGGCTACGCCGAGTGCGTGACCGCGCTCGTGGCCGGCCAGGTCGACGCCGTCACGACCGACGACATCATCCTCGCGGGCCTGGCCGCGACCGACGCCAACAAGGGCAAGGTCAAGGTGGTCGGCGCGCCGTTCACGACCGAGCGCTACGGCATCGGCCTGCCCAAGGGCTCGACCGACACCTGCGAGAAGGTCAACGCGGCGGTCCAGGAGATGTTCGACGACGGCTCCTGGGAGCAGTTCATCGAGAAGAACACCGAGGGCACCGGCTACACGCCCAACGCCGACGAGAACCCGCCGACGCTGGACGCCTGCGCCTGA
- a CDS encoding amino acid ABC transporter permease produces MSPFLDVLSQYDVLGAFWVNIQLTFWGALVALGIGTVLAIMRISPLLSLQWAGKAYVNIIRNTPLTVIMTFLVLAIWTQLSITLSRDFTTNFFLFAVIGLGVYHAAFVCEAIRSGVNTVPVGQAEAARAIGLPFLAAARIIVLPQAFRGAIAPLGNTLIALLKNSTVAAAASVSTETSSVMKTMIEFHADYRWQVFLTFAIGFVILVIPIGLATTWLSSRLAVRR; encoded by the coding sequence ATGTCGCCATTCCTCGACGTGCTCTCGCAGTACGACGTGCTCGGCGCGTTCTGGGTCAACATCCAATTGACCTTCTGGGGCGCCCTGGTCGCGCTCGGCATCGGCACGGTGCTGGCGATCATGCGGATCTCACCCCTGCTCTCGTTGCAGTGGGCCGGCAAGGCGTATGTCAACATCATCCGCAACACGCCGCTGACGGTCATCATGACGTTCCTGGTCCTGGCGATCTGGACACAGTTGAGCATCACGCTCTCGCGCGACTTCACCACGAACTTCTTCCTGTTCGCCGTCATCGGGCTCGGGGTCTACCACGCCGCGTTCGTCTGCGAGGCGATCCGCTCAGGCGTCAACACCGTGCCCGTCGGGCAGGCCGAGGCCGCGCGCGCGATCGGGCTGCCCTTTCTCGCCGCCGCCCGGATCATCGTGCTGCCCCAGGCGTTCCGCGGCGCGATCGCCCCGCTCGGCAACACCCTGATCGCCCTGCTCAAGAACTCGACGGTCGCGGCCGCCGCCTCCGTCTCGACCGAGACGTCGAGCGTCATGAAGACCATGATCGAGTTCCACGCCGACTACCGCTGGCAGGTCTTCCTGACCTTCGCGATCGGGTTCGTCATCCTGGTCATCCCCATCGGCCTGGCCACCACGTGGCTGTCGAGCCGATTGGCGGTCAGGCGATGA
- a CDS encoding amino acid ABC transporter permease, whose translation MSASVLFDAPGPRGRRAMAIGNLVGAVVVLGLLAWVLVVLSGKGQLAAGLWRTATDPRAWEFYYLPGLQNTLRAAAFATVGAVVFGVLFGVGRLSALRPVRWVCSIIVEFLRAVPVLLMMVFLNALFGIGLKAVISDSAFTAVVVALVLYNGSVIAELVRAGVGNLPRGQAEAGLSLGLTRGQTLRSVQLPQALIAMLPAVISQLVVVLKDSALGQLIGYKELLRSAQILASGGGNPLQALFVIAVLFILLNVVLSFVAGRLARRLSSRTSAKPQAGQGVGPGIVVTRAGAVDEP comes from the coding sequence ATGAGCGCCTCCGTCCTGTTCGACGCCCCCGGCCCGCGCGGCCGCCGCGCGATGGCGATCGGCAACCTCGTGGGCGCCGTCGTCGTGCTCGGCCTGCTCGCCTGGGTCCTGGTCGTCCTGTCGGGCAAGGGTCAGTTGGCCGCCGGGCTCTGGCGCACCGCCACCGATCCGCGGGCCTGGGAGTTCTACTACCTGCCCGGCCTGCAGAACACGCTGCGCGCTGCCGCCTTCGCGACCGTCGGAGCGGTCGTCTTCGGCGTGCTGTTCGGCGTCGGCCGGCTCTCGGCCCTGCGGCCCGTGCGCTGGGTGTGCTCGATCATCGTCGAGTTCCTGCGCGCGGTGCCCGTGCTGCTGATGATGGTGTTCCTCAACGCGCTGTTCGGGATCGGCCTCAAGGCCGTGATCAGCGACTCGGCCTTCACCGCCGTCGTCGTCGCGCTGGTCCTCTACAACGGCTCGGTCATCGCGGAGCTGGTGCGCGCCGGAGTCGGGAACCTGCCGCGCGGACAGGCCGAGGCCGGACTCTCGCTCGGTCTCACCCGCGGACAGACCTTGCGCTCAGTCCAGCTCCCCCAAGCGCTCATCGCCATGTTGCCCGCCGTCATCTCCCAGCTCGTGGTCGTCCTGAAGGACTCCGCCCTCGGCCAGCTCATCGGCTACAAGGAGCTCCTACGCTCGGCGCAGATCCTCGCCTCGGGAGGCGGCAACCCGCTCCAGGCGCTGTTCGTGATCGCCGTGCTGTTCATCCTGCTCAACGTCGTGCTGTCCTTCGTCGCCGGGCGCCTCGCCCGGCGTCTGTCCAGCCGCACCTCGGCCAAGCCTCAGGCGGGGCAGGGTGTCGGGCCGGGGATCGTCGTGACTCGCGCCGGCGCCGTCGACGAGCCGTAG